In Panicum virgatum strain AP13 chromosome 4N, P.virgatum_v5, whole genome shotgun sequence, a single window of DNA contains:
- the LOC120671120 gene encoding uncharacterized protein LOC120671120, translated as MVQLPSSGKRHAEPAEAARRAAAAAVKLEVEELGADDRRPLSKRAKAAQPTPPTPPQQQQDMYQNVLDEPSPLGLRLKKSPSLLDLIQMRLSQASNAGESSMDNSGLEPSKKKDNKSGMSTAGERLKASNFPANILKIGTWEYVSRYEGDLVAKCYFAKHKLVWEVLEAGLKSKIEIQWSDITALMATCPENGQGTLDVVLARPPLFYKETDPQPRKHTLWQATSDFTGGQASMHRRHFLQCPSTLLSKNFEKLIQCDQRLYQLSHQPEIILDSPLFEPRCSIFEDPVESKCTGFTNLKDEHEALPGYSGSLSPCAGSSVSAKNETNDSIGMPAEYLPQAVGTGAGAVGVQAISRNMNGAAPEFNIPHWWSQLKVPGLRPSMSVDDLVNHLGNCISEQITSGNPALANNEVPTKETLEEIAQYLLGDTQGPPFSASDERSLMARVDSLCCLIQKDAAPVAKPKPEPNDCDGIGMEASDGSDEEFSSAPTGKTADATNPATMSRKDSFGELLLNLPRIASLPQFLFKIPEDTEN; from the exons ATGGTGCAGCTCCCGAGCTCGGGGAAGCGGCACGCGGAGCcggccgaggcggcgcggcgcgccgcggcggcggccgtgaagctggaggtggaggagctcggggccGACGACCGCCGCCCGCTCAGCAAGCGTGCCAAGGCCGCTCAGCCGACTCCCCCGACGcccccgcagcagcagcag GATATGTACCAAAACGTACTTGATGAACCTAGCCCGTTAGGCTTGCGGCTGAAAAAAAGCCCATCTCTGTTGGATTTGATTCAGATGAGGCTTTCTCAAGCATCCAATGCAGGAGAGTCTTCTATGGACAACAGCGGTTTGGAACCTTCCAAGAAGAAAGACAACAAATCTGGCATGTCTACAGCAGGAGAACGGTTAAAAGCTTCAAATTTTCCTGCAAATATATTGAAAATTGGTACATGGGAG TATGTATCACGGTATGAAGGTGATTTGGTGGCCAAGTGTTACTTTGCAAAGCATAAGCTTGTGTGGGAAGTACTGGAAGCTGGTCTTAAGAGTAAGATAGAAATTCAGTGGTCAGATATTACTGCTTTGATGGCAACTTGCCCCGAAAATGGACAAGGAACCTTGGACGTGGTG TTGGCCAGACCACCTTTATTCTATAAAGAGACAGATCCTCAGCCAAGAAAACACACATTGTGGCAGGCCACCTCAGATTTCACTGGTGGCCAAGCAAGTATGCACAG GCGTCATTTTCTGCAGTGTCCTTCAACCTTGTTGAGCAAGAATTTTGAGAAGCTTATCCAGTGTGATCAACGGCTATATCAATTGAGTCACCAACCAGAGATCATATTAGACTCTCCATTGTTTGAACCTAGGTGTTCAATATTTGAGGACCCGGTAGAATCAAAATGTACTGGTTTTACTAATTTGAAAGATGAACATGAAGCTCTACCTGGGTATTCAGGTTCCTTGTCCCCATGTGCTGGCTCATCTGTGTCTGCTAAGAATGAAACGAATGATTCCATTGGAATGCCAGCAGAATATCTTCCTCAGGCAGTGGGCACAG GAGCAGGTGCTGTAGGTGTACAAGCTATCAGCAGAAACATGAATGGTGCAGCTCCAGAGTTTAACATCCCCCACTGGTGGAGTCAATTGAAGGTGCCTGGGCTTAGGCCATCAATGTCAGTGGATGATTTGGTAAACCACCTAGGTAACTGCATCTCGGAGCAGATCACTTCAGGCAATCCAGCATTGGCCAACAACGAGGTGCCGACCAAAGAAACACTGGAGGAGATCGCTCAGTACCTTCTTGGTGACACACAAGGCCCACCTTTCTCGGCCTCCGATGAGAGATCACTGATGGCTAGGGTGGACTCCCTCTGCTGTTTGATTCAGAAAGACGCAGCACCGGTAGCCAAGCCAAAGCCTGAGCCAAATGACTGTGATGGAATTGGCATGGAGGCCTCAGATGGTTCCGACGAAGAATTCAGTTCAGCACCAACAGGAAAAACTGCAGATGCCACCAATCCAGCAACCATGTCAAGAAAGGACTCCTTTGGGGAGCTGCTGCTGAACCTTCCCCGCATCGCTTCACTACCGCAGTTCCTTTTCAAGATACCAGAGGATACTGAGAACTGA
- the LOC120670017 gene encoding probable folate-biopterin transporter 2, which produces MSPQPPPDLTEDKERETNVLIEAAPGSPAKAAEDDGAGRQLSPAAWLRMLARELHWSFVLGVVATYGVSQGLGGGISRVASDYYWKDVQRVQPSVAQVYQGITSIPWMIKPLWGLLTDVLPVAGYRRRPYFILAGFVGVIAMLIISLHSKLHALFALLALMAGSASVAIADVTIDACVAENSILHPHLAADMISLNGFCSSVGGLIGFSISGFLVHAIGAQGALGLLTITSALVILSGMLLKEIHTPNFPYGQAHKKFVEASGKMLTTLKCPEVWRPCVYMYVSLALSVDIQEGMFYWYTDRKAGLSFHEGFIGFMFAVGSVGSLVGVILYQNILKDHSFRSLLFSSQLMLSLSGMLDLILVLRLNLKMGIPDYYFAVIDEGVSKMINRVKWMPLLVLSSKLCPTGIEGTFYALLMSIDNIGGLTGQWVGGLLLHLLRITRTEFNNLWAAIMIRNVMRLLPLALLFLVPSSDPNSTLLPSDLLNEDDGEGHRMENIELTSLAVDRGSLPDKSPQECGKNREVLDVEQDDDGVSLLANRG; this is translated from the exons ATGTCGCCGCAGCCGCCCCCCGACCTCACCGAGGACAAGGAGAGGGAGACAAATGTCCTCATCGAGGCGGCCCCGGGGTCACCGGCgaaggcggcggaggacgacggcgccggCAGGCAGCTGTCGCCGGCCGCGTGGCTCCGGATGCTGGCCAGGGAGCTGCACTGGAGCTTCGTGCTCGGCGTGGTGGCCACGTACGgcgtcagccaggggctcggtggCGGCATCAGCCGCGTCGCGTCCGACTACTACTGGAAGGACGTGCAGCGGGTGCAGCCGTCGGTGGCGCAGGTGTACCAGGGCATCACGTCCATACCCTGGATGATCAAGCCGCTCTGGGGACTGCTCACCGACGTGCTCCCCGTCGCCGGATACCGGCGCCGGCCGTACTTCATTCTTGCAG GCTTCGTCGGAGTTATTGCAATGCTTATAATCTCTCTCCACAGCAAGCTTCATGCACTGTTCGCCTTGTTGGCATTGATGGCCGGAAGTGCTAGTGTGGCAATAGCTGATGTTACTATAGATGCTTGTGTGGCGGAAAACAGTATACTGCACCCTCATCTTGCTGCTGACATGATAAGCTTAAATGGATTCTGTTCATCTGTTGGAGGTCTTATTGGATTCTCAATAAGTGGTTTTCTTGTTCATGCGATAGGGGCTCAA GGTGCCCTCGGCCTGTTAACTATAACCTCCGCCTTGGTCATTTTATCTGGAATGCTGCTAAAGGAGATCCATACCCCCAACTTTCCATACGGGCAG GCTCATAAGAAGTTTGTAGAAGCAAGTGGAAAAATGTTAACGACCTTAAAATGTCCTGAAGTATGGCGGCCATGTGTATACATGTATGTGTCACTTGCTTTGAGTGTGGACATCCAAGAAGGAATGTTCTACTGGTACACAGACCGAAAGGCAGGGCTGTCTTTTCATGAG GGATTTATTGGCTTTATGTTTGCAGTTGGGTCAGTTGGTTCTCTTGTTGGGGTTATACTTTATCAAAATATTCTCAAGGACCACTCATTTCGCAGCCTGCTTTTTTCGAGCCAGTTGATGTTAAGCTTGTCAGGAATGCTGGATCTTATCTTGGTTCTTCGTCTAAATCTGAAAATGGGGATACCTGATTACTACTTCGCTGTGATTGATGAGGGGGTCTCGAAAATGATCAACCGTGTCAAGTGGATGCCTCTTCTGGTGCTTAGCTCAAAGCTTTGCCCCACTGGCATTGAGGGCACATTCTACGCGTTGCTTATGTCCATTGACAATATTGGCGGATTAACTGGACAATGGGTTGGTGGACTGCTCCTTCATTTGTTGAGAATCACAAGAACAGAATTCAACAACCTCTGGGCTGCTATCATGATTCGAAATGTGATGAGGCTGCTACCGCTGGCGCTGTTATTCTTGGTGCCAAGTAGCGATCCGAACTCCACTCTTCTTCCATCTGATTTGCTGAATGAGGATGACGGTGAAGGTCACCGAATGGAGAATATTGAGTTAACCTCGCTTGCTGTGGACAGGGGCTCTTTACCTGACAAATCTCCCCAAGAATGCGGGAAGAACCGGGAAGTCCTTGATGTAGAGCAGGATGATGATGGAGTTTCACTGCTTGCCAACAGGGGTTGA